One genomic region from Microcystis panniformis FACHB-1757 encodes:
- a CDS encoding MlaD family protein, with product MEAGGSQRGISPTLRQSGIGLMLLASGGILIWLIAWLSNFSFGGRSYRASFLFPNVGGMMVGTRVGYRGVRIGQVTAITPEPEGVAVEVEISPADRLIPSNSLIEAIQSGLVGETTIDITPLQALPVGGVKEPPLSPNCNGEVIICNGSRLQGQSALNVNTLIRSLLRISNLVSDPDMVAGFRSFTQRAANALGGLDRFSGEATTALSEVRRSGTLGKLNSGMRSLESLPQVSGSLDRLSSDLSGVGGLSQEATTLLRSLQGSGGLRNLDATLVEARKTLLLVGQTTEELRVFLAANQNRLIATLDSIKTTSDRLQTTLAALDPILTQVQKSQIIENLNTISANAVKLSENLGNFTAYLSDPATVVTLQQLLDSSRAAFANLQKITSDVDEITGNPQLRQEIIRLIQGLSRLVSSSEQLQQEFAQGQAMTRMAAQIATIAPNPAPNTPEKDPKKPESE from the coding sequence ATGGAAGCTGGCGGTTCACAACGGGGGATTTCCCCAACTCTGCGGCAAAGTGGTATCGGTTTAATGTTACTCGCATCGGGGGGAATATTAATCTGGTTAATCGCCTGGTTAAGTAATTTTAGCTTCGGGGGACGCAGTTATCGAGCCAGCTTCCTTTTTCCTAATGTGGGTGGCATGATGGTGGGAACCCGCGTCGGTTATCGGGGAGTGAGAATCGGGCAAGTGACAGCAATTACCCCAGAACCGGAGGGAGTCGCCGTAGAAGTGGAGATTTCGCCAGCAGATCGCCTAATTCCCAGTAATTCCCTCATCGAAGCCATTCAATCCGGTTTAGTGGGTGAAACCACGATCGATATTACTCCCCTGCAAGCTTTACCCGTCGGTGGTGTTAAAGAACCCCCTTTGAGTCCTAACTGCAATGGGGAGGTGATTATCTGTAACGGTTCCCGTTTACAAGGGCAATCGGCACTAAATGTCAATACCTTGATCAGATCTTTGCTGAGAATTTCTAATCTAGTTAGTGATCCCGATATGGTGGCCGGATTTCGTTCCTTTACCCAGCGCGCTGCCAATGCCTTGGGAGGACTCGATCGCTTTAGTGGTGAGGCAACCACCGCTTTAAGCGAGGTTCGTCGCAGCGGTACTCTGGGTAAACTTAATTCGGGGATGAGATCCCTAGAATCCTTACCGCAAGTATCCGGTTCCCTCGATCGCCTTTCTAGTGATCTTTCCGGTGTCGGGGGATTGAGTCAGGAAGCGACTACTTTACTGAGAAGTTTACAGGGAAGTGGCGGCCTGAGAAATTTAGACGCTACCCTAGTGGAGGCCCGAAAAACGCTGCTTTTGGTGGGACAAACCACCGAAGAACTGCGGGTTTTTTTGGCAGCTAATCAAAATCGTTTAATTGCCACTCTCGATAGTATCAAAACTACCAGCGATCGCCTACAAACTACTCTCGCTGCTTTGGATCCGATTCTGACGCAAGTGCAGAAAAGCCAAATTATTGAGAATTTAAACACTATTTCGGCAAATGCTGTTAAATTAAGCGAAAATTTGGGTAACTTTACCGCTTATCTCTCCGATCCTGCCACTGTTGTCACCCTACAGCAACTCCTCGACTCCTCTCGCGCTGCTTTTGCCAATCTTCAGAAAATCACCTCGGATGTGGATGAAATTACCGGTAATCCGCAACTGCGACAGGAAATTATCCGTTTAATCCAGGGTTTAAGTCGTTTGGTTTCTTCTAGCGAACAACTACAGCAGGAATTCGCCCAAGGTCAAGCAATGACAAGAATGGCCGCCCAAATTGCGACAATAGCCCCAAATCCCGCCCCTAATACCCCAGAAAAAGACCCTAAGAAACCTGAATCTGAGTAG
- a CDS encoding ABC transporter ATP-binding protein: MVMREPIVELRGVTKAFGKKVILNNVDLKVYEGEAIGVIGPSGTGKSTILRLVAGLLAPDRGEVYIYGTKRQRTVEQGEDPLGVGLVFQQSALFDSLTVGENVGFALYRHSKLKRAEIRDLVEEKLDLVGMSGSYDLYPSEISGGMRKRVSLARAIISDPSIAADRPNILLYDEPTAGLDPVASTRIQTVIMELLKVKKACGAHLIVTHVHSTIENTTDRIVFLYKGQFQWVGPTQEAYHSEIPVLKQFFTGSIDGPIQ, from the coding sequence ATGGTGATGCGCGAACCGATCGTCGAATTAAGGGGAGTAACTAAAGCTTTCGGCAAGAAAGTAATCTTAAATAACGTCGATCTGAAAGTGTACGAAGGAGAAGCGATCGGCGTGATCGGTCCATCGGGGACGGGAAAATCGACCATTTTACGGTTAGTCGCTGGATTACTGGCCCCCGATCGAGGAGAAGTGTACATATACGGTACAAAACGTCAGAGAACCGTAGAACAGGGGGAAGATCCCCTCGGTGTTGGTCTAGTTTTCCAACAATCGGCCCTTTTTGACTCCCTCACCGTCGGGGAAAATGTCGGTTTTGCTCTCTATCGCCACTCAAAGCTAAAACGAGCCGAAATCCGCGATTTAGTGGAAGAAAAACTGGATTTAGTGGGAATGTCCGGTTCCTACGACCTCTATCCCTCTGAAATATCCGGAGGGATGCGAAAACGCGTCAGTTTAGCCAGAGCAATTATCAGCGATCCCTCGATCGCCGCCGATCGACCGAACATTCTCCTTTACGATGAACCCACTGCCGGACTGGATCCCGTCGCTTCTACCCGCATCCAGACGGTAATTATGGAACTTCTCAAAGTAAAAAAAGCCTGTGGGGCCCATCTCATTGTCACCCACGTCCACAGCACCATCGAAAATACCACCGATCGCATCGTTTTTCTCTATAAAGGTCAATTTCAATGGGTTGGACCGACTCAAGAGGCTTATCACTCCGAAATCCCCGTACTCAAGCAATTTTTTACCGGCAGTATCGACGGACCAATTCAGTGA
- a CDS encoding 2OG-Fe(II) oxygenase, whose protein sequence is MPYYSQYPDAFTPSYLSELQGQILACPHFTVNNLNRDFVKTKGFSIAFRRTQISEVERMFPYFKPYLDRSLQADCNAFYLNPLLLQTGSRVDPHIDRSLRSYCKTIDPPLLVSVLYVQVPRDIQGGELVLANRNRSVAQIRPCANTLILFQGDLTHSVNPVSCSGIRLSLVCEQYRLDAEELREIPEMQIESRTIKPEKKKKKDRVVALQ, encoded by the coding sequence GTGCCTTACTATTCCCAATATCCCGACGCTTTCACTCCCAGTTATCTGAGCGAACTACAAGGACAGATCCTCGCTTGTCCCCACTTCACAGTTAACAATTTAAATCGAGATTTCGTTAAAACCAAAGGCTTTTCCATCGCTTTTCGACGCACACAAATCAGCGAAGTCGAACGAATGTTTCCCTATTTTAAACCCTATCTCGATCGCAGTTTACAAGCTGACTGCAACGCTTTTTATCTTAACCCCTTACTCCTACAAACCGGTTCACGCGTCGATCCCCATATCGATCGCTCCCTGCGCTCCTATTGTAAAACAATCGATCCCCCGCTCCTAGTTAGCGTCCTTTATGTACAGGTTCCTAGGGATATTCAAGGGGGGGAACTGGTACTAGCAAACCGTAATCGTTCCGTGGCCCAGATTCGTCCTTGTGCTAACACCCTGATCCTCTTTCAAGGAGATCTCACCCATTCAGTTAATCCCGTTAGCTGTTCTGGTATTCGTCTCAGTCTTGTCTGCGAACAATATCGTTTAGATGCGGAAGAATTGCGAGAGATTCCCGAAATGCAGATAGAATCGCGAACCATAAAACCAGAAAAGAAAAAAAAGAAAGATCGGGTCGTTGCACTACAATAA
- a CDS encoding DNA-methyltransferase, which produces MNISKRWQLLHGDCRELLTLLEESSISCVITDPPYNYEFIGRNWDHDEIQRRRERIQNSSTLVKNIPYGSGLAGGVRNERWYQRNRENVVNYIEWATDWSKELMRVCKSGAVVAVFSSTRTLAHIQIALENAGFYARDVLVYRRHSGIPKGLNIEKKLDKIGDTNAKQWQGWHTCLRNEWEAIVIVQKPLKNNYIETIQMTGLGPFKAILNDGSFQSNILEGFSKGRDENFDEHCTIKPLSLIRKLLELFLPQDNSHIVLDPFAGTGTTLIAALELGYQTIGIEIEDQYINIIQQRLGEYFGKIGQEFEVFD; this is translated from the coding sequence ATGAATATCTCAAAAAGATGGCAACTTCTGCACGGTGATTGTAGAGAACTTCTCACTTTACTAGAAGAATCTAGTATATCTTGTGTGATCACAGATCCACCCTATAATTATGAGTTCATTGGCAGAAATTGGGATCATGATGAAATCCAAAGACGCAGAGAACGTATTCAAAACAGTTCCACACTGGTCAAAAATATTCCCTATGGAAGTGGGTTAGCCGGTGGGGTTCGTAATGAGCGTTGGTATCAACGCAATCGCGAAAATGTGGTCAATTATATTGAATGGGCAACAGATTGGTCAAAGGAACTAATGCGTGTTTGTAAAAGCGGGGCTGTTGTCGCTGTTTTTAGTAGCACAAGAACACTGGCTCATATTCAGATTGCTCTTGAAAATGCTGGTTTTTATGCTAGAGATGTGCTGGTTTATAGACGACATTCAGGCATTCCTAAAGGATTAAATATTGAGAAAAAACTTGACAAAATTGGTGATACTAATGCCAAACAATGGCAAGGTTGGCATACTTGCCTGAGAAATGAATGGGAAGCTATAGTTATTGTGCAGAAGCCTCTAAAAAACAATTATATTGAAACTATACAAATGACTGGATTAGGTCCCTTCAAAGCTATACTAAATGACGGCTCTTTTCAATCCAATATTTTAGAGGGCTTTTCTAAAGGACGGGATGAAAATTTTGATGAGCATTGTACGATTAAACCTTTATCATTGATTAGAAAACTGCTCGAGTTATTTCTACCACAGGATAACAGTCATATAGTTCTCGATCCTTTTGCCGGAACGGGTACAACTTTAATTGCCGCTCTAGAATTAGGTTATCAGACTATTGGTATTGAAATTGAAGATCAGTATATTAATATCATTCAACAACGTTTGGGGGAATATTTTGGCAAGATCGGACAAGAATTTGAGGTATTTGATTAG
- the pheT gene encoding phenylalanine--tRNA ligase subunit beta produces the protein MRISINWLRELVKVAQSPQELAELLTIAGIEVEEIEDRREWAKGVVIGKIIDRQPHPNADKLSVCQVDIGQENLSTIVCGAPNARADILVPVATLGTYLAKINLTIKPAKLRGVKSEGMICSLAELGLTKDSEGIHIFSQENLPLGTDVRPLLGLDEVILDISPTANRADALSMIGVAREVAALTGGELSLPKVKLGEFSPKKDLTLEISENKACPAYIGTVIEGVKIGPSPLWLQQRLQAAGLRSINNVVDITNYVLLEWGQPLHAFDCDRLQSFAGGKSVTIGVRFAEEGEKIITLDGQERSLKELNLLITANNKPVALAGVMGGQDTEVNEETVNLVLESALFDPIAIRRSSKAQGLRSESSGRYERGVNPAALEYACQRAIDLILELAGGTVSSQVKADYRADQSSGSIELRLERLQQILGQVTLDDGAIGEILAEDVERILGNLGCELQLTSKNPVLWTVTVPDYRYRDLEREIDLIEEVARLYGYDRFVDTLPAKTAAGGLSFEETIQRRLREAFRAVGLTELVQYSLVKPELAEVVLANPLFVEYSALRTNLLDGLIEAFEYNQSQGNGSLNGFEIGRVFRLESDNINEYDAIAGIFGGDFFPAGRWLRSGKEVAMTWYEAKGILEAVFDRLSLTVSYEKYGEDARFHPGRTASLWIGKQRLGIFGQLHPQLRQQKGLIEAVYAFEIQFPILLATLRDSAKITPRLQVYSTYPGAARDIAFFVSTDIPVDRLTKTIKNAGGNLLEKVELFDRYQGQNVPENHCSLAFSLVYRASDRTLTDEDVEPLMTKVREALVKQFQVSLRS, from the coding sequence ATGCGGATTTCGATCAACTGGTTACGAGAATTAGTCAAAGTCGCCCAATCTCCCCAAGAATTAGCCGAATTATTGACAATTGCGGGAATAGAAGTGGAAGAGATCGAGGATCGCCGAGAATGGGCAAAGGGTGTGGTTATTGGTAAAATTATTGATCGCCAACCCCATCCTAATGCAGATAAATTAAGTGTCTGTCAGGTGGATATCGGTCAGGAAAATCTTAGTACAATTGTCTGTGGTGCGCCCAATGCTAGGGCTGATATTCTAGTTCCTGTGGCTACTTTGGGAACTTATTTAGCCAAAATCAATTTAACGATTAAACCGGCTAAATTGCGGGGGGTAAAATCGGAAGGGATGATCTGTTCCCTCGCAGAATTAGGATTAACTAAGGATTCTGAAGGAATCCACATTTTTAGTCAGGAAAATCTCCCTTTAGGTACAGATGTTCGTCCCCTTTTAGGACTCGATGAGGTGATTTTAGATATTTCTCCCACCGCTAACCGTGCCGATGCTTTGAGTATGATCGGAGTTGCGCGGGAAGTGGCAGCTTTGACAGGAGGAGAATTAAGCCTACCAAAAGTGAAATTAGGGGAATTTTCCCCTAAAAAAGATTTAACGCTGGAAATATCAGAAAATAAAGCTTGTCCTGCTTATATTGGTACGGTGATCGAGGGGGTAAAAATTGGCCCATCTCCGCTATGGTTGCAACAGCGTTTACAGGCTGCCGGATTGCGATCAATCAATAATGTGGTCGATATTACTAATTATGTCCTCTTGGAGTGGGGACAACCCTTACACGCTTTCGATTGCGATCGTTTACAGAGTTTTGCCGGAGGTAAATCCGTTACTATTGGGGTCCGTTTTGCTGAGGAAGGGGAAAAAATCATTACCCTTGATGGTCAGGAAAGAAGCTTAAAAGAGCTTAATTTATTAATTACTGCCAATAATAAGCCTGTAGCTTTAGCGGGGGTGATGGGAGGTCAAGATACGGAAGTTAACGAGGAAACCGTTAATCTTGTGCTAGAGTCGGCTTTATTCGATCCGATCGCTATCCGTCGTTCCTCAAAAGCGCAGGGTTTACGCAGCGAATCTTCCGGACGCTATGAACGCGGTGTTAATCCCGCCGCTTTGGAATATGCTTGTCAAAGGGCGATCGATTTGATTCTAGAGTTAGCTGGGGGAACTGTCAGCAGTCAGGTTAAAGCTGATTATCGCGCCGATCAGTCCAGTGGTTCGATCGAATTGCGTTTAGAACGTTTGCAGCAAATACTGGGTCAAGTTACCCTAGATGATGGTGCGATCGGTGAAATTCTCGCCGAAGATGTGGAGCGGATTTTAGGCAATTTAGGCTGTGAATTGCAGTTAACCTCAAAAAATCCTGTTCTGTGGACTGTAACAGTGCCAGACTACCGTTATCGGGATTTAGAACGAGAAATTGACTTAATTGAAGAAGTGGCGCGACTGTACGGATACGATCGCTTTGTCGATACTTTGCCGGCAAAAACCGCAGCCGGAGGATTATCCTTTGAGGAAACTATACAGCGTCGGCTGCGGGAAGCTTTTCGCGCAGTGGGTTTGACGGAATTAGTCCAGTATTCCCTAGTTAAACCGGAATTAGCGGAAGTTGTCCTCGCTAATCCCCTTTTTGTCGAGTATTCTGCTTTGCGGACTAATCTCCTAGACGGTTTAATCGAAGCGTTTGAGTATAATCAGTCTCAGGGTAACGGTTCCTTAAATGGCTTCGAGATCGGGCGAGTTTTCCGCTTAGAATCGGATAATATCAACGAATACGATGCAATTGCTGGTATTTTCGGTGGTGATTTCTTCCCTGCCGGACGTTGGCTGCGATCGGGTAAAGAGGTGGCCATGACTTGGTATGAAGCAAAAGGCATTTTAGAAGCAGTATTCGATCGCCTTTCGCTGACAGTAAGCTACGAAAAATATGGCGAAGATGCGCGTTTTCATCCCGGACGAACAGCCTCTTTATGGATTGGCAAACAACGCCTAGGTATATTCGGTCAACTACACCCGCAATTGCGTCAGCAAAAAGGATTAATTGAGGCAGTTTATGCCTTTGAAATCCAGTTCCCGATCCTGTTAGCAACTCTTAGGGATAGTGCCAAAATTACCCCACGTTTACAGGTCTATTCTACCTATCCGGGGGCAGCGCGAGATATCGCCTTCTTTGTTTCCACAGATATACCCGTAGATAGATTGACAAAAACTATCAAAAATGCTGGAGGTAATCTCTTAGAAAAAGTTGAATTATTCGATCGCTATCAGGGGCAGAATGTGCCAGAAAATCATTGTAGTTTGGCCTTTAGTTTAGTCTATCGTGCCAGCGATCGAACTTTAACCGATGAAGATGTGGAACCTTTAATGACAAAAGTGCGAGAAGCTTTAGTTAAACAGTTCCAAGTTTCTTTAAGAAGTTAA
- a CDS encoding type II toxin-antitoxin system RelE/ParE family toxin, with protein MADQSKPLAWLHGEIKTPPFSLEARIEAGVLLRQLQEGEPLGLPHSRPMPSVGYHCHELRIRDIDKNWRIIYRIDEDAILIIEVFNKTTRATPKSVIEVCKKRLSKYDTDQQE; from the coding sequence ATGGCTGATCAAAGCAAACCTTTAGCTTGGCTGCATGGTGAGATCAAGACCCCACCTTTCAGTTTAGAAGCACGGATCGAAGCGGGTGTCTTACTCAGGCAACTACAGGAAGGCGAACCTCTTGGTTTGCCACATTCGCGTCCTATGCCAAGTGTAGGCTATCATTGTCATGAGCTACGCATTAGAGACATCGATAAAAATTGGAGGATTATTTATCGAATTGATGAAGATGCAATCTTGATTATTGAGGTGTTTAATAAGACAACAAGAGCAACACCCAAAAGTGTAATTGAGGTTTGTAAGAAACGCTTGAGTAAATACGATACTGATCAGCAGGAATAA
- a CDS encoding helix-turn-helix domain-containing protein: protein MEETKKGLLESKGWKIGTVSDFLELTPEEIILVEIKLALSKSLKIQRQKIMTQSELANKIGSSQPRIAKAENGDPSVSLELLIPSLLATGATPQDIGQIIASVKGVAESRPEC from the coding sequence ATGGAAGAGACTAAAAAAGGGCTTTTGGAATCAAAAGGCTGGAAAATCGGAACCGTTTCCGACTTTTTAGAGTTAACGCCCGAAGAGATTATCCTTGTTGAAATCAAACTAGCTCTTAGCAAAAGTTTGAAAATTCAGCGGCAGAAGATAATGACTCAAAGTGAACTGGCCAATAAAATCGGCTCTAGTCAACCTCGGATTGCCAAAGCTGAAAATGGCGATCCGTCAGTTTCACTGGAATTGCTTATCCCATCGCTGTTGGCAACAGGTGCCACTCCTCAAGACATCGGACAAATCATTGCCAGTGTCAAAGGCGTTGCTGAATCAAGACCTGAATGCTAA
- a CDS encoding twitching motility protein PilT has translation MGVLIDNNVILDFLQERELFVEKAARLFERIDAGEIQGFIASTTITNISG, from the coding sequence ATGGGAGTTCTGATTGATAACAATGTCATTCTTGATTTTCTACAAGAACGAGAGCTATTTGTGGAAAAAGCAGCAAGATTATTTGAGCGTATTGATGCTGGGGAAATTCAGGGATTTATCGCATCAACGACAATAACTAACATTAGTGGATAG
- a CDS encoding ISL3 family transposase, giving the protein MWINFDQLLDLPNVTVVNYQKIAQTIFLKLALLNETIECPNCHQTLDRINQTEYNLVRDLSILGNPVYLEVPRRQFHCQKCQKYISERLSFMRLRQHHTIRYESMIYERVKNCSIEEISREEGLGWSEVELIFNHCAKELEKEEWEAPERISLDEFSNLKGHKDFITTVVDMDKKILLDVIKGHKQEELMEALKAQPDAVREKVKEVSVDMWSGFTAVIKELFPNAKIIYDRFHVMAIINDELNKLRKLMGVHEKGLPHLLWKNKEDLKDEQKQQLEVILKEHPCLGIAGEMKEEIRQIYQSSRTFRGAERKLEKWIRIGGILYESSARMIQKHLPGICNYFENQTTNGLIEGMNTKIKLIKRMSYGFTNFEHLRLKLFACFNS; this is encoded by the coding sequence ATGTGGATAAATTTTGATCAACTCCTCGATTTACCAAATGTAACAGTGGTCAATTATCAAAAAATTGCTCAGACAATTTTCCTAAAGCTTGCTCTTTTAAATGAAACAATTGAATGTCCGAATTGCCATCAAACCTTAGACAGAATCAATCAGACAGAGTATAATCTAGTCAGAGACTTGTCAATATTAGGTAATCCAGTATATTTAGAAGTACCACGCCGTCAGTTTCATTGTCAAAAGTGCCAAAAGTATATCAGCGAAAGACTGAGTTTTATGAGATTAAGACAGCATCATACAATTCGCTATGAATCGATGATTTATGAGAGAGTAAAAAATTGTAGCATCGAAGAAATAAGTCGAGAAGAAGGGTTAGGATGGTCAGAAGTTGAGTTAATATTTAATCACTGTGCTAAAGAACTAGAAAAGGAAGAGTGGGAAGCACCAGAACGAATAAGCTTAGATGAATTTAGTAACTTAAAAGGACATAAAGATTTCATCACAACGGTCGTAGATATGGACAAGAAAATTTTACTAGATGTGATTAAAGGACATAAGCAAGAAGAATTAATGGAAGCCTTAAAAGCACAGCCAGACGCAGTTCGGGAGAAAGTGAAAGAAGTGAGCGTCGATATGTGGTCAGGATTTACAGCAGTGATCAAGGAATTATTTCCCAATGCTAAAATCATCTATGACCGTTTTCATGTAATGGCTATCATCAATGACGAGCTTAATAAATTGAGAAAGTTAATGGGGGTGCATGAAAAAGGATTACCTCATTTATTATGGAAGAATAAAGAGGACTTAAAGGACGAGCAAAAACAACAACTAGAAGTTATTCTGAAAGAACATCCATGCTTAGGAATAGCCGGGGAAATGAAAGAAGAAATTAGACAAATTTATCAAAGTAGTAGAACGTTCAGAGGTGCTGAGAGAAAATTGGAAAAATGGATAAGAATAGGCGGGATATTATATGAAAGTAGTGCCAGGATGATCCAGAAGCATTTGCCAGGTATTTGTAATTACTTTGAAAATCAGACAACCAACGGATTAATTGAGGGAATGAATACCAAAATAAAGCTTATTAAAAGAATGAGTTATGGATTTACCAATTTTGAACATCTTCGACTTAAGCTGTTTGCTTGCTTTAATTCATAA
- a CDS encoding transposase, whose protein sequence is MKTENRIFSQVYSYLEQGSRFVDKRHLTVLSWMVTALLSSQSLNQARWEPFVQSRAEQANSYQRRWNRFCQNGRVAVEKIYIPLILKAIETWKEKGERLYLAIDTTLLWNQYCFVYLAVVCGGRAVPLMWMGLEHGSASLAFEKYEPLLDRAKGYLQGFENVMLLADRGFANQQLIQWLRKNTWHWCLRLPCDTLIYGVRRRGFGYEVRELYPPKRQACFDRNVQVWQEARITAHLALASVPGVKDNWAILSDEPPTLDTFWQYGLRFPIEHLFQGQ, encoded by the coding sequence ATGAAAACCGAGAACAGAATCTTCTCCCAAGTTTATTCCTATCTAGAACAAGGAAGCCGATTTGTGGATAAAAGACATTTAACCGTCCTCAGTTGGATGGTGACAGCCCTACTCAGTAGTCAAAGTCTCAATCAAGCCAGATGGGAACCCTTTGTACAAAGCAGAGCCGAACAAGCCAATAGTTATCAGAGACGGTGGAATCGCTTTTGCCAGAATGGAAGAGTAGCGGTGGAAAAGATATACATCCCCTTAATATTGAAAGCCATCGAGACTTGGAAGGAGAAGGGGGAAAGACTGTATCTAGCAATAGATACCACTCTGTTGTGGAATCAATACTGCTTTGTCTATCTAGCGGTGGTCTGCGGGGGGAGAGCCGTCCCCTTGATGTGGATGGGATTAGAACATGGTAGTGCCAGCCTAGCTTTTGAGAAATACGAACCCTTGTTGGACAGAGCCAAAGGCTATCTTCAGGGCTTTGAGAATGTCATGCTGTTAGCCGACCGAGGCTTTGCCAATCAGCAATTAATTCAATGGCTCAGGAAAAATACTTGGCATTGGTGTCTTCGCTTACCTTGCGATACCCTCATTTACGGTGTTCGCCGTCGGGGTTTTGGCTATGAGGTCAGAGAACTCTATCCTCCCAAACGGCAAGCCTGCTTTGATCGCAACGTTCAAGTCTGGCAGGAGGCTAGAATCACTGCTCATCTTGCTTTAGCCTCTGTTCCAGGGGTTAAGGATAATTGGGCAATTCTGAGCGATGAACCTCCTACCCTTGACACCTTCTGGCAGTATGGTCTTCGTTTTCCCATTGAACATCTCTTTCAAGGGCAGTAA